A single Candidatus Nezhaarchaeales archaeon DNA region contains:
- the ppsA gene encoding phosphoenolpyruvate synthase: protein MVEEYVVWFEYLRKEDVPKVGGKAANLGELINAGIPVPPGFAITAQAYKSFLERTGLDVKIREALSKSIKDPTDPKQTEEASRVIRSLIEGSEIPHSIKEAIVKAYRELGRRLNLENPLVAVRSSATAEDLPDASFAGQQETFLNVSGEEELLSKVIKCWSSLYTPRAIFYRSQKGFSHEKVFISVAVQKMVNSKAAGVMFTIHPVTGDPNKIVIEGSWGLGEAVVGGSVTPDRFVVDKQTLKILEKHVVEKPAELIRNLSTGKTEWSEVPPERKKAPCLTDEEIVELAKTAKKIEDHYGRPQDIEWAIDCDLPFPSNIFIVQSRAETVWSAKKAKLEKAPGLGAMAKLKAVVKGLPASPGIAVGKAKIGMSPEEVAKIFSKGDVLVTRMTNPDWAAYMKMASAIITDEGGMTCHAAIVSRELGIPCIVGTGNATKVLRTGQLYTVDANAGVVYEGEGIDKEPSVAPTFFTSKLAPEYVPITATKVYMNLGVPEKIEEYKDLPFDGIGLMRIEFIIADWIEEHPLYLIEVGKAEKFVNKLAEGISMVARAIRPKPVVVRFSDFKTNEYRMLKGGEKYEQVENNPMLGYRGVSRYISPQYREAFKLECKAIRKVRDEYGLRNVWVMLPFVRTTWEVEKCLEIMEEEGLTRTRDFNIWIMAEVPSVIFLADEFCKYVDGFSIGSNDLTQLILGTDRDSQVLPSLDPRYFDERDPAVKRAIEHLIKVAHEHGVTVSICGQGPSVYPEFTEFLVRCGIDSISVNPDVVIQTKRLVASVEQKILLEGVISKRVQGLKEIFTSK, encoded by the coding sequence ATGGTTGAGGAATACGTAGTTTGGTTCGAGTATTTGCGTAAGGAGGACGTCCCCAAGGTAGGAGGAAAAGCAGCAAACCTAGGGGAATTAATTAATGCCGGCATCCCCGTTCCTCCCGGATTCGCCATTACCGCTCAAGCTTACAAGAGCTTCCTTGAAAGAACAGGATTAGACGTGAAGATACGTGAAGCGTTAAGTAAGAGCATTAAGGATCCAACTGATCCTAAGCAGACTGAAGAGGCGAGTCGGGTTATTAGGTCATTGATAGAGGGAAGCGAGATCCCCCACTCCATTAAGGAAGCAATAGTAAAAGCGTACCGAGAACTAGGAAGAAGGTTGAACCTTGAAAACCCTTTAGTGGCTGTGCGTTCAAGCGCTACGGCGGAAGATTTACCTGACGCTAGCTTCGCGGGCCAACAGGAAACATTTCTAAACGTATCGGGAGAGGAGGAGCTATTAAGCAAGGTTATTAAGTGTTGGTCGAGCTTATACACACCAAGGGCGATTTTCTACCGGAGCCAAAAGGGTTTTTCGCATGAAAAGGTCTTTATAAGCGTAGCTGTGCAGAAAATGGTTAATTCCAAGGCCGCGGGGGTTATGTTCACGATACATCCAGTTACTGGTGATCCTAACAAGATAGTCATAGAGGGATCGTGGGGCTTGGGGGAGGCGGTCGTTGGAGGATCCGTTACCCCTGACAGGTTCGTAGTTGATAAGCAGACCTTAAAAATCCTTGAAAAACATGTAGTTGAGAAACCCGCAGAACTCATCAGGAATCTGAGCACTGGTAAGACTGAGTGGAGTGAAGTACCACCTGAAAGGAAGAAGGCTCCTTGCTTAACCGATGAAGAGATTGTAGAGCTAGCCAAGACGGCTAAGAAAATTGAAGATCATTACGGACGTCCTCAAGACATTGAGTGGGCGATTGATTGTGATTTACCGTTCCCCTCCAATATCTTCATAGTGCAAAGCAGGGCGGAAACAGTATGGAGTGCGAAGAAGGCTAAGCTTGAAAAGGCCCCAGGGCTTGGAGCGATGGCTAAGTTGAAAGCAGTAGTGAAGGGGCTACCGGCATCCCCTGGAATAGCTGTTGGTAAGGCAAAGATAGGTATGAGCCCCGAGGAGGTAGCTAAGATCTTTAGTAAAGGTGACGTTCTTGTAACTAGGATGACCAACCCCGATTGGGCAGCTTATATGAAGATGGCGAGCGCCATAATAACTGATGAAGGCGGTATGACTTGTCATGCAGCCATTGTTAGCCGGGAATTAGGTATACCCTGTATTGTTGGAACCGGAAATGCAACTAAGGTTCTACGTACCGGTCAACTGTATACTGTTGATGCGAATGCGGGGGTTGTTTATGAAGGAGAAGGTATTGATAAAGAGCCTTCAGTAGCACCTACCTTCTTTACGTCAAAACTGGCTCCGGAGTATGTTCCTATAACAGCAACTAAAGTTTACATGAACTTAGGCGTACCAGAGAAGATAGAGGAGTATAAGGACCTACCCTTTGACGGAATAGGGCTGATGCGTATAGAATTCATTATAGCCGATTGGATTGAAGAGCACCCCCTCTATCTAATAGAGGTGGGGAAGGCGGAGAAGTTCGTTAATAAGCTAGCTGAGGGTATATCGATGGTGGCTCGTGCGATACGGCCAAAGCCTGTTGTAGTGCGTTTTTCGGACTTTAAAACTAACGAGTACCGTATGTTAAAAGGCGGTGAGAAGTATGAACAGGTAGAGAACAATCCCATGTTAGGTTACCGAGGGGTTTCGCGCTATATTTCACCACAGTACCGTGAGGCCTTTAAGTTAGAGTGTAAGGCCATTAGGAAGGTCCGTGATGAATATGGTCTTAGGAACGTATGGGTGATGCTACCTTTTGTAAGGACCACTTGGGAAGTTGAAAAGTGCCTTGAAATTATGGAGGAGGAGGGGCTTACACGTACACGCGACTTTAACATATGGATAATGGCTGAGGTTCCATCAGTTATTTTCCTGGCTGACGAGTTCTGTAAATATGTGGATGGATTTAGTATTGGCAGTAATGACTTAACGCAGCTTATACTAGGAACCGATAGAGATTCACAAGTTTTACCTAGTCTTGACCCGAGGTATTTTGACGAGCGTGATCCAGCGGTTAAGCGTGCGATAGAGCACCTCATTAAGGTTGCACATGAACATGGAGTAACCGTAAGCATATGCGGTCAAGGCCCAAGCGTTTATCCAGAGTTCACGGAGTTCTTAGTGCGGTGCGGAATTGATAGTATTAGCGTAAACCCAGACGTCGTCATACAAACCAAGCGTTTAGTGGCAAGCGTTGAACAAAAAATCTTATTGGAGGGCGTCATAAGTAAGAGGGTACAAGGTCTTAAGGAAATATTTACCTCTAAATGA